From Nitrobacter sp. NHB1, a single genomic window includes:
- the flgC gene encoding flagellar basal body rod protein FlgC — translation MADNGADFMRSMGIATSGLRAQAGRMRVISENIANADSTAQTPGGDPYRRKVPTFSSALDRSLDAKVVTIGRVKPDMSTFRIKHEPGNPAADASGNVKYPNVNSLVEMTDMRDAQRSYEANLNIISATRRMIQRTLDILKS, via the coding sequence ATGGCAGACAACGGCGCCGACTTCATGCGATCGATGGGCATCGCGACCTCCGGTCTGCGGGCGCAGGCCGGGCGGATGCGGGTGATCTCGGAAAACATCGCCAACGCCGACTCCACCGCGCAGACGCCGGGCGGCGATCCCTACCGCCGCAAGGTGCCGACGTTTTCATCGGCCCTCGATCGCTCGCTCGATGCGAAGGTGGTGACGATCGGCCGGGTGAAACCCGACATGTCGACGTTCCGCATCAAGCACGAACCGGGCAATCCGGCGGCCGACGCCAGCGGCAACGTCAAATATCCCAACGTCAATTCGCTGGTCGAAATGACCGACATGCGCGACGCGCAGCGGTCCTACGAGGCGAACCTCAACATCATCAGCGCAACGCGCCGGATGATCCAGCGCACGCTCGATATTCTCAAGTCCTGA
- a CDS encoding flagellar biosynthetic protein FliO — protein MQAVTFVIAFIVVLALIAGSAWLVRRFAGNRLGATANRGRMPRLAVIDAAAVDGRRRLVLVRRDNVEHLLMIGGPSDIVVESNIVRATPGRDQIPQRPSSGSEQPPPRLPPLAETGWTESDSPHSDPLDHPEPRMPEPPRPVRPPSFAADAVRRPAAAERRSDPLAGFTPEPMSRTDIRGTRPARSEPAMPPRPPVRPVEPALASPPRAAERPASPPPVPTPAAPPAPNADQNLAEMAQRLEAALRRPTGDSKQAAAPPAAPEPPPRPRSEETSAAPPPRNEASVAPPVAPPGPKSGFEHLEDEMASLLGRPKSPS, from the coding sequence ATGCAGGCAGTCACATTCGTCATCGCATTTATTGTGGTCCTGGCGCTGATCGCCGGGTCCGCCTGGCTGGTGCGGCGATTCGCGGGAAACCGTCTCGGCGCCACCGCCAATCGCGGACGGATGCCCCGTCTGGCGGTGATCGACGCCGCCGCCGTCGATGGACGCCGACGGCTGGTTCTGGTCCGCCGCGACAATGTCGAGCACCTGTTGATGATCGGCGGCCCGTCCGACATCGTCGTGGAGTCCAACATCGTCCGCGCCACGCCCGGACGCGATCAGATACCGCAGCGTCCGTCATCCGGCAGCGAGCAGCCGCCGCCGCGCCTACCGCCGCTGGCCGAAACCGGCTGGACGGAATCCGACAGCCCCCATTCCGATCCGCTCGATCATCCCGAACCTCGGATGCCGGAGCCGCCGCGACCGGTCCGCCCTCCTTCCTTCGCCGCCGATGCCGTGCGCCGTCCGGCCGCGGCCGAGCGCCGCAGCGATCCCCTGGCGGGCTTCACGCCCGAACCCATGAGCCGGACCGACATTCGCGGCACCCGTCCGGCGCGCAGCGAGCCGGCGATGCCGCCGCGGCCGCCCGTTCGTCCGGTCGAACCAGCGCTCGCATCGCCTCCGCGCGCGGCCGAGCGGCCGGCGTCCCCGCCGCCCGTGCCGACGCCCGCCGCACCGCCTGCGCCCAACGCGGATCAAAATCTCGCCGAGATGGCGCAACGTCTCGAGGCCGCACTCCGCCGTCCGACCGGCGACAGCAAGCAGGCAGCCGCGCCGCCGGCCGCCCCCGAGCCGCCGCCCCGTCCGCGGAGCGAGGAAACGTCGGCCGCCCCCCCACCGCGCAACGAGGCATCGGTGGCGCCGCCGGTCGCGCCGCCCGGCCCCAAATCCGGGTTCGAGCACCTTGAAGACGAGATGGCGTCCCTGCTCGGACGCCCGAAGTCGCCTTCGTGA
- the fliE gene encoding flagellar hook-basal body complex protein FliE, whose amino-acid sequence MASPTVAANAYASLAKMMDSGAAAGKASEGGGPSFSSVLKDALGSVMEAGRKSDAQTVAMASGKANVMDVVTAVADTDVAVSTLVSVRDRVIQSYEDIMKMPI is encoded by the coding sequence ATGGCATCGCCCACAGTCGCAGCAAACGCCTATGCGAGCCTCGCGAAGATGATGGATTCCGGCGCCGCCGCCGGCAAAGCGTCGGAGGGCGGCGGCCCGTCGTTCAGTTCGGTGCTGAAGGATGCGCTCGGCAGCGTGATGGAAGCCGGGCGGAAGTCCGATGCGCAGACCGTGGCGATGGCGTCGGGCAAGGCCAATGTGATGGATGTGGTGACGGCGGTGGCTGATACCGACGTCGCGGTGTCGACGCTGGTGTCGGTGCGCGACCGCGTCATCCAGTCCTACGAAGACATCATGAAGATGCCGATCTGA
- the fliM gene encoding flagellar motor switch protein FliM — protein sequence MADDNDQLDQDAIAAQWEASLDSEDPAEAAKSAAANELTETMAEQWAAMVDDGGRNFGSGKNGGERVLSQEEIDSLLGFSVGEINVDDNSGIRAIIDSAMVSYERLPMLEIVFDRLVRLMTTSLRNFTSDNVEVSLDRITSVRFGDYMNSIPLPAVLSVFKAEEWENFGLAMVDSSLIYSMIDVLLGGRRGQTSLRIEGRPYTTIETNLVKRLVEVVLADAEQAFRPLSPVTFSIDRLETNPRFAAITRPANAAILVRLRIDMEDRGGYIELLLPYATIEPIRNVLLQMFMGEKFGRDLIWESHLATEIAQAQIAVDAVLYEAEIPLKQLMALKVGDTLPLDMRPDASVAVRCGNVTLTEGRMGRVGDRVAIRVSRQLRKPNTTFAMFERADEQTKMMEAQ from the coding sequence ATGGCGGACGATAACGATCAGCTCGACCAGGATGCAATCGCAGCCCAGTGGGAAGCCTCGCTCGACTCCGAGGATCCCGCCGAGGCGGCGAAGTCCGCCGCCGCCAATGAACTCACTGAGACAATGGCGGAACAGTGGGCCGCCATGGTCGACGACGGCGGCCGCAATTTCGGCAGCGGCAAGAACGGCGGCGAACGGGTCCTGTCGCAGGAGGAAATCGACAGCCTGCTCGGCTTCAGCGTCGGCGAGATCAACGTCGACGATAATTCCGGCATCCGGGCGATCATCGACTCGGCGATGGTGTCGTATGAACGCCTGCCGATGCTGGAGATCGTGTTCGACCGCCTGGTGCGGCTGATGACGACGTCGTTGCGCAATTTCACCTCCGACAACGTCGAGGTCTCGCTCGACCGCATCACCTCGGTCCGCTTCGGCGACTACATGAACTCGATTCCCTTGCCCGCGGTGTTGAGCGTGTTCAAGGCCGAGGAGTGGGAGAACTTCGGGCTGGCGATGGTCGATTCCAGCCTGATCTACTCCATGATCGATGTGCTGCTCGGCGGCCGGCGTGGCCAGACCTCGCTCCGGATCGAAGGCCGGCCCTATACCACGATCGAAACCAATCTGGTGAAGCGGCTGGTCGAGGTCGTGCTGGCCGACGCCGAGCAGGCGTTCCGGCCGCTGTCGCCGGTGACGTTCTCGATCGACCGGCTCGAGACCAATCCGCGTTTCGCGGCGATCACCCGCCCGGCCAACGCCGCCATCCTGGTCCGCCTGCGGATCGATATGGAAGACCGCGGCGGCTATATCGAACTGCTGCTTCCCTACGCCACCATCGAGCCGATCCGCAACGTCCTGTTGCAGATGTTCATGGGCGAAAAGTTCGGCCGCGATTTGATCTGGGAGAGCCACCTCGCCACCGAGATCGCGCAGGCGCAGATCGCCGTCGACGCGGTGCTGTACGAGGCCGAAATCCCGCTCAAGCAACTCATGGCCCTGAAGGTCGGCGACACCCTGCCGCTGGACATGCGCCCCGACGCATCGGTGGCGGTGCGGTGCGGCAACGTCACGCTGACCGAAGGCCGCATGGGCCGCGTCGGCGACCGCGTCGCCATTCGCGTGTCGAGGCAATTGCGCAAACCGAACACGACCTTCGCCATGTTCGAGAGAGCGGACGAACAGACCAAGATGATGGAGGCCCAATGA
- a CDS encoding tetratricopeptide repeat protein, with protein MAWTTAAGCWSQARARARRLWRDRIPALATALLLLAVAFPDASRAQAVKGEASFAAANGFARLVLKLDGDVDSEVTVAGTILVIHFKRPVDIPVDKLSDAVPDYVGSARRDPDGSAIRLALARKVTVNTMTAGERVFIDLMPDGWKGPPPGLPQEVVRELAERARAAERALREQRTLEAAKKRPPVRVRASVQPTFVRYVIELPDGASVSSVLNEQKLALLFKPALTFDLADAKLVAPANVASIAQKVDGDGSRIDIKLIGDVDVHSFREEKNYIVDIGFRQADKQPVLPVPLASSEARPAKPEAGKQASAAAAPGKPAGIPPPTSQTIAEQAGLTVKPAASEVKSPNGKSPRGKSAPAAKASEPAPAIAAPVAAVQAAAEKPAAAEAPPAPMPPAPMPKVATSQAIPAKGAPAGDSPVKREPAKVAASKPAASPVPSAAGVANDAVTLNAVRRSDGLRLTFGFSQPTPAALFRRADTVWLVFDSKKPIDISAIRKEGGSLITDVDRRPVDNGQAIRIRLTRPQLASISVGDPDGSAPVAPGRRWVVTFADTVQKPSRALTAQRNVVDRTHASVTIPLAGTGRLHRIVDPDSGGVLMVVTALPPAQGVVRHQEFVEFSLRESTHGVVIGPKSDDLAVEIAPDKVTVTRPGGLTLSAANAGPERGATAARPIFDVEEWRKDSEANFFPRLDKLVDAASTAGDDDARTAARIDLARFYMARGFYHEAKAVLDLALSEQNPGQEDPVLLIVHSVASSLTNYTAAAMRDLANPVIGANYDSQLWKALALARQHKWAEAREKFKNAQFAISALPIDLQRLIVAAAMRASLEVGDYSGVAARSGDLDVIGVPDEMKPAITVMRGRLSEALGRDKDALAQYKEAMVSPDREAATEAQIHDIALRQKRNEIKPEDALRDLETLSVMWRGDRLEVQTLKMLMALYTDAGRYAEALAVSRTATRLEPDSAVSRQMQDDASALFAQLFLTTKGDNLPPIDALAMFYDYRDLTPIGRRGDEMIRRLADRLVGVDLLGQAGDLLQYQVDHRLEGAARAQVAAKLAMVYLMNRKPDRAIAALRTTRIADLAGELRQQRLLLEARAESDIGRRDLALDIISNLTGREAIRLRSDIYWASRRWREASEQIELYYGERWRDFKPLTSNEKSDIIRAVIGYALAEDTLGLARFREKYAPLMSGTADKLAFDTASKPASDNSAEFEQIAKMAAKVDTLDGFLREMKSRFPDMTARAPPPPEAARADPAPTGALPQIVGLKQVEASR; from the coding sequence ATGGCGTGGACGACTGCCGCTGGATGTTGGTCGCAAGCGCGCGCCCGCGCGCGCCGGCTTTGGCGCGACCGTATTCCGGCGCTCGCAACGGCGCTGCTGCTGCTCGCTGTGGCGTTTCCCGATGCCAGCCGCGCGCAGGCCGTCAAGGGCGAGGCGAGCTTTGCGGCGGCGAATGGTTTTGCCCGTCTCGTGCTCAAGCTCGACGGCGACGTCGATTCCGAAGTGACGGTCGCGGGTACCATCCTTGTAATCCACTTCAAGCGGCCGGTCGATATTCCCGTCGACAAGCTCTCGGACGCGGTGCCGGACTATGTCGGCTCGGCGCGCCGCGATCCCGACGGTTCGGCCATTCGTCTGGCGCTGGCGCGCAAGGTCACCGTCAACACGATGACGGCCGGCGAGCGCGTGTTCATCGATCTGATGCCCGACGGCTGGAAGGGGCCACCGCCGGGATTGCCGCAGGAGGTGGTTCGCGAACTGGCGGAGCGCGCCCGCGCCGCGGAGCGCGCCTTGCGCGAACAGCGTACCTTGGAAGCGGCGAAGAAGCGTCCGCCGGTCCGCGTGCGCGCCTCGGTGCAGCCGACCTTCGTGCGCTACGTTATCGAACTGCCGGACGGCGCCAGCGTGTCTTCCGTTCTCAACGAGCAGAAGCTCGCGCTGTTGTTCAAGCCGGCGCTGACGTTCGACCTCGCCGACGCGAAACTGGTGGCCCCGGCCAACGTCGCCTCGATCGCGCAGAAGGTCGATGGCGACGGCTCGCGGATCGATATAAAACTGATCGGCGATGTCGATGTGCATTCGTTCCGCGAGGAGAAGAACTACATCGTCGATATCGGCTTCCGGCAGGCCGACAAGCAGCCGGTGTTGCCGGTGCCGCTCGCATCGTCCGAAGCGCGGCCGGCAAAACCGGAGGCGGGCAAGCAGGCCAGCGCCGCGGCCGCGCCCGGCAAGCCCGCCGGGATTCCGCCGCCGACCTCGCAGACGATTGCCGAGCAGGCCGGACTGACGGTCAAGCCTGCCGCATCCGAGGTCAAATCGCCTAATGGCAAATCGCCTCGCGGCAAATCGGCGCCGGCGGCGAAAGCATCCGAACCTGCTCCGGCCATTGCCGCACCCGTTGCGGCGGTTCAGGCTGCGGCCGAAAAGCCGGCCGCCGCCGAAGCGCCGCCCGCGCCAATGCCGCCCGCACCAATGCCGAAGGTCGCCACTTCACAGGCGATACCGGCAAAGGGTGCGCCGGCGGGGGATAGTCCCGTCAAGCGGGAGCCCGCAAAGGTCGCGGCATCAAAACCTGCGGCGTCGCCGGTGCCATCGGCGGCCGGGGTCGCGAATGACGCGGTGACCCTCAACGCGGTCAGGCGCAGCGACGGCCTGCGCCTGACGTTCGGCTTCAGCCAGCCGACGCCGGCGGCGCTGTTTCGCCGGGCCGATACGGTGTGGCTGGTGTTCGACTCGAAGAAACCAATCGACATCAGTGCGATCCGGAAGGAGGGCGGATCGCTCATCACCGATGTCGACCGCCGCCCCGTGGACAACGGGCAGGCGATCCGCATCCGCCTGACCCGTCCGCAACTGGCCTCGATCTCGGTCGGCGATCCCGACGGCTCGGCACCCGTCGCGCCGGGCAGGCGCTGGGTGGTGACGTTCGCCGATACTGTGCAGAAGCCGTCGCGGGCGCTGACCGCGCAGCGGAATGTCGTCGATCGCACCCATGCGAGCGTCACCATACCGCTCGCGGGCACCGGCAGGCTGCACCGGATCGTCGATCCCGACTCGGGTGGCGTCCTGATGGTCGTCACCGCGCTTCCGCCGGCGCAGGGCGTTGTCAGGCATCAGGAGTTTGTGGAGTTCTCGCTGCGCGAGTCGACCCATGGTGTGGTGATCGGGCCGAAGTCCGACGACCTCGCCGTCGAGATCGCGCCCGACAAGGTTACGGTGACCCGGCCCGGCGGTCTCACTTTGTCGGCGGCCAACGCTGGTCCCGAGCGCGGTGCGACCGCGGCACGGCCGATCTTCGATGTCGAGGAGTGGCGGAAGGACAGCGAGGCGAATTTCTTCCCGCGGCTCGACAAGCTGGTCGATGCGGCGTCGACGGCGGGTGACGACGACGCGCGGACCGCGGCGCGGATCGATCTCGCCCGGTTCTACATGGCGCGCGGCTTCTATCATGAAGCCAAGGCGGTTCTCGACCTTGCGCTGTCCGAACAGAATCCCGGACAGGAAGATCCGGTCCTGCTGATCGTTCACTCGGTTGCCAGTTCGCTGACGAATTATACGGCGGCGGCAATGCGGGATCTCGCCAATCCGGTGATCGGCGCCAACTACGATTCCCAGCTCTGGAAGGCGCTGGCGCTGGCGCGGCAGCACAAGTGGGCCGAGGCGCGGGAGAAGTTCAAGAACGCCCAGTTCGCTATCTCCGCGTTGCCGATTGATTTGCAGCGCTTGATCGTCGCCGCTGCGATGCGGGCGTCGCTCGAGGTCGGGGATTATTCCGGCGTCGCGGCGCGCAGCGGCGATCTCGACGTCATCGGCGTTCCCGACGAGATGAAGCCCGCCATCACGGTCATGCGCGGCCGGCTGTCGGAAGCGCTCGGGCGCGACAAGGACGCGCTTGCCCAATACAAGGAGGCGATGGTCTCGCCGGACCGTGAAGCCGCGACTGAGGCGCAGATTCACGACATCGCGTTGCGACAGAAGCGCAACGAGATCAAGCCGGAAGACGCGTTGCGCGATCTCGAAACGCTGTCGGTAATGTGGCGCGGCGACCGGCTGGAGGTGCAGACGCTGAAAATGCTGATGGCGCTCTACACCGACGCCGGCCGCTATGCCGAAGCGCTGGCGGTCTCAAGGACCGCCACCAGGCTGGAACCGGACTCCGCGGTGTCGCGCCAGATGCAGGACGACGCGTCGGCGCTGTTCGCCCAGCTCTTTCTCACCACCAAGGGAGACAACCTTCCGCCGATCGATGCGCTGGCGATGTTCTATGACTATCGCGATCTGACGCCGATCGGCCGCCGCGGCGACGAGATGATCCGCCGCCTCGCCGATCGCCTGGTCGGCGTCGATCTGCTCGGTCAGGCCGGCGACCTCCTGCAATACCAGGTCGATCATCGGCTGGAGGGCGCGGCGCGGGCGCAGGTCGCAGCAAAGCTTGCGATGGTCTATCTGATGAATCGCAAGCCGGACCGTGCGATAGCCGCACTTCGCACGACGCGGATCGCCGACCTCGCCGGCGAATTACGCCAGCAGCGCCTGCTGCTCGAGGCGCGTGCGGAGAGCGACATCGGCCGCCGCGATCTCGCCCTCGACATCATCTCCAACCTCACCGGGCGCGAGGCGATCCGCCTGCGCTCGGATATCTACTGGGCGTCGCGGCGCTGGCGCGAGGCGTCGGAGCAGATCGAACTCTACTATGGCGAGCGCTGGCGCGATTTCAAACCGCTCACCTCGAACGAGAAGAGCGACATCATCCGCGCCGTGATCGGTTATGCGCTCGCCGAGGACACGCTGGGGCTTGCGCGCTTCCGCGAAAAATATGCGCCGCTGATGAGCGGCACCGCCGACAAGCTCGCGTTCGATACCGCAAGCAAGCCTGCGTCGGATAACAGCGCCGAGTTCGAGCAGATCGCCAAAATGGCGGCGAAGGTCGATACGCTCGACGGTTTCCTGCGTGAGATGAAATCGCGCTTTCCCGACATGACGGCGAGGGCACCGCCGCCGCCGGAAGCGGCGAGGGCGGATCCCGCTCCCACGGGCGCGTTGCCGCAGATCGTCGGACTGAAGCAGGTCGAGGCGTCGCGCTGA
- the fliL gene encoding flagellar basal body-associated protein FliL: protein MAENDQAGKAAAEGDAPPVRKSRLKLIVAAVAVLCLVGGAGTWFFFFRHHGDESHAEAPPLKPPAFVDVPEMLVNLVGAPGERVQYLKVKVVLEVKDESQVETIKPALPRVTDLFQTYMRELRPSDLNGSAGLFRLKEELTKRVNTAISPGHVNAVLFKEVVIQ, encoded by the coding sequence ATGGCAGAGAACGATCAGGCCGGAAAAGCCGCAGCCGAGGGCGACGCGCCGCCGGTTCGCAAAAGCAGGCTCAAGCTGATCGTCGCGGCCGTCGCGGTCCTTTGCCTGGTTGGCGGCGCCGGCACCTGGTTCTTCTTTTTCCGTCATCACGGCGACGAAAGCCATGCGGAAGCTCCGCCGCTGAAGCCGCCGGCCTTTGTCGATGTCCCGGAAATGCTGGTCAATCTGGTCGGGGCGCCCGGCGAGCGGGTGCAATACCTGAAAGTGAAGGTCGTTCTCGAGGTCAAGGACGAGTCGCAGGTTGAGACGATCAAGCCGGCGCTGCCGCGGGTTACCGATCTCTTTCAGACCTATATGCGCGAACTGCGCCCCAGCGATCTTAACGGCTCCGCCGGCCTGTTCCGCCTGAAGGAAGAACTGACCAAGCGGGTCAACACGGCGATCTCGCCCGGCCATGTCAATGCCGTGCTGTTCAAGGAAGTCGTCATCCAGTGA
- a CDS encoding MotE family protein: MNAFRDIRVIPVVMVAIFGLAVLKIAGLVIDSGYVFDDKPSSTGLSWAQENLNFPGGTRDAGDITGSVEAKKDESKKDDASEAKKEESKPGAPEVAKAGAITIPEPGQSVSPSERAILERLQSRRQELEARAREIDIRESLLKSAEKRLDGRVEEMKGIEARIATATEQKNEAEAARFKGLVTTYENMKPKDAAKVFDRLEMSVLFEIASKIAPRKMSEILGKMSPEAAERLTVELARRASGDTTTAAADLPKIEGKPTPQTHN, translated from the coding sequence ATGAATGCTTTCAGGGACATCCGGGTCATTCCGGTCGTAATGGTCGCGATCTTCGGCCTCGCGGTGCTCAAGATCGCGGGGCTCGTGATCGACAGCGGCTACGTCTTCGATGACAAGCCGAGTTCGACCGGACTGTCATGGGCTCAGGAGAACCTGAACTTTCCGGGCGGAACTCGCGATGCCGGCGACATCACCGGATCGGTCGAGGCGAAGAAAGACGAATCGAAGAAGGACGACGCCAGTGAGGCGAAGAAGGAAGAGTCCAAACCGGGGGCGCCCGAAGTAGCGAAAGCGGGCGCGATCACCATCCCCGAGCCGGGGCAGTCGGTGTCGCCTTCCGAGCGCGCGATCCTCGAGCGGCTTCAGAGCCGTCGGCAGGAACTCGAAGCGCGCGCTCGGGAAATCGACATTCGCGAGAGCCTCTTGAAGTCGGCCGAAAAGCGTCTCGACGGTCGCGTCGAGGAGATGAAGGGCATCGAGGCGCGGATCGCAACCGCGACCGAGCAGAAGAACGAGGCCGAGGCCGCCCGCTTCAAGGGTCTCGTGACGACCTACGAGAACATGAAGCCGAAGGACGCAGCCAAGGTGTTCGACCGCCTGGAAATGTCGGTGCTGTTCGAGATCGCCTCGAAGATCGCGCCGCGCAAGATGTCGGAGATTCTCGGCAAGATGTCGCCCGAGGCGGCCGAACGGCTGACGGTCGAACTGGCGCGCCGTGCCAGCGGCGACACCACCACCGCCGCCGCCGATCTTCCGAAGATCGAGGGCAAGCCGACGCCGCAAACTCACAACTGA
- the fliQ gene encoding flagellar biosynthesis protein FliQ, producing MTGAETLDVARDAIWTIVLVSGPLLGAGLVVGVAISLVQALTQIQEQTLVFVPKILAIFVTLVLALPFMADALHAEMMRISSRIIGG from the coding sequence ATGACCGGCGCTGAAACACTGGATGTCGCGCGCGACGCGATCTGGACTATCGTTCTGGTCTCAGGACCGCTGCTGGGCGCAGGCCTCGTCGTCGGCGTCGCCATTTCGCTGGTGCAGGCATTGACCCAGATCCAGGAGCAGACGCTGGTGTTCGTGCCGAAGATTCTCGCGATCTTCGTGACGCTGGTGCTGGCGCTGCCGTTCATGGCCGATGCGCTGCACGCCGAAATGATGCGGATTTCATCGCGAATCATCGGCGGTTGA
- a CDS encoding DUF6468 domain-containing protein — protein MNHSFGLAVESLVAVLLVLTLGYCMLLNKRLKRLRADEQSLKATIGELITATEIAERAIGGLKHTVRDVNDNLGNQIEAATGLSRQLAKQLAEGDALMRRLTRIALAARPATAPEPEAVTSDARSVAAAARAFSERKRASGLAA, from the coding sequence ATGAACCACTCTTTCGGACTAGCGGTCGAGAGCCTTGTCGCGGTTCTTCTCGTCCTGACACTCGGTTACTGCATGCTGCTGAACAAGCGGTTGAAGCGGCTGAGGGCGGACGAACAGTCGCTGAAGGCGACCATCGGCGAACTGATCACGGCGACGGAGATCGCCGAGCGCGCCATCGGCGGGCTGAAGCACACCGTGCGTGACGTCAACGACAATCTCGGCAACCAGATCGAGGCCGCCACCGGGTTGTCGCGACAGCTGGCGAAGCAACTGGCGGAGGGCGATGCGCTGATGCGACGGCTGACCAGGATCGCGCTCGCGGCGCGTCCGGCGACGGCTCCGGAACCGGAGGCCGTGACCAGCGATGCCCGCTCGGTCGCAGCCGCGGCGCGAGCATTTTCCGAACGGAAGAGGGCCAGCGGCCTCGCTGCATGA
- the fliP gene encoding flagellar type III secretion system pore protein FliP (The bacterial flagellar biogenesis protein FliP forms a type III secretion system (T3SS)-type pore required for flagellar assembly.), translating into MSPAAHPRRVLFLLVLIAVGSLADPAFAQDISINLGGAGAGNGGVTERAIQLIALLTVLSIAPSILIMMTSFTRIVVVLSLLRTALGTATAPPNSVIIALAMFLTAFVMGPTLQKSYDDGIKPLVANQITVEEALQRASVPLRGFMQKNVREQDLKLFIDLSGEPPPATPADLSLRILMPAFMISELKRAFEIGFLLFLPFLIIDLVVASVLMSMGMMMLPPVVVSLPFKLIFFVLVDGWSLVAGSLVQSYGT; encoded by the coding sequence GTGAGCCCGGCGGCCCACCCGCGTAGAGTTTTATTCCTTCTCGTTCTGATAGCCGTCGGGTCGCTCGCCGATCCGGCATTCGCGCAGGATATCAGCATCAACCTCGGCGGTGCCGGCGCCGGCAACGGCGGCGTGACCGAACGCGCGATCCAGTTGATTGCGCTCCTCACGGTGCTGTCGATCGCGCCGTCGATCCTGATCATGATGACGTCGTTCACGCGCATCGTGGTGGTGCTGTCGCTGCTGCGCACCGCGCTCGGCACCGCGACCGCGCCGCCCAACTCCGTCATCATCGCGCTTGCGATGTTCCTCACCGCCTTCGTGATGGGACCGACGCTGCAGAAATCCTACGACGACGGCATCAAGCCGCTGGTCGCCAACCAGATCACCGTCGAGGAGGCGTTGCAGCGCGCGTCGGTTCCGCTGCGCGGCTTCATGCAGAAGAACGTGCGCGAGCAGGATCTCAAGCTGTTCATCGACCTGTCCGGCGAGCCGCCGCCGGCGACGCCGGCGGACCTGTCGCTGCGCATCCTGATGCCGGCCTTCATGATCTCGGAACTGAAGCGCGCCTTCGAGATCGGATTCCTGTTGTTTCTGCCGTTCCTCATCATCGACCTCGTGGTGGCATCGGTTTTGATGTCGATGGGCATGATGATGCTGCCGCCGGTCGTGGTGTCGCTGCCGTTCAAGCTGATCTTCTTCGTGCTGGTGGACGGCTGGTCGCTGGTAGCGGGCAGCCTGGTGCAAAGCTACGGGACTTGA
- the flgB gene encoding flagellar basal body rod protein FlgB — protein sequence MQWHQERQRVLAENIANSDTPNFKPRDLVEPKFDAQGGNASVGATLAMMHTTSGQNLAGSGPASNFDQNRHAGFQTRPAGNAVNLEDQMLKVSANQMDYAAATSLYSKSLHLLKMAVGKA from the coding sequence ATGCAGTGGCATCAGGAGCGCCAGCGCGTTCTCGCCGAAAACATCGCCAACTCCGACACGCCGAACTTCAAGCCGCGCGATCTCGTGGAGCCGAAGTTCGACGCGCAGGGCGGCAATGCCTCGGTCGGCGCGACACTGGCGATGATGCACACCACGTCGGGCCAGAACCTCGCCGGTTCCGGCCCGGCCTCCAACTTCGACCAGAATCGCCATGCCGGCTTTCAGACCCGTCCCGCAGGGAACGCGGTCAACCTTGAGGATCAGATGCTCAAGGTGTCGGCTAACCAGATGGACTACGCCGCCGCGACCTCGCTCTACAGCAAAAGCCTGCATCTGCTGAAGATGGCTGTCGGCAAGGCGTGA